A genome region from Chelonia mydas isolate rCheMyd1 chromosome 24, rCheMyd1.pri.v2, whole genome shotgun sequence includes the following:
- the RPRD2 gene encoding regulation of nuclear pre-mRNA domain-containing protein 2 isoform X1: protein MAAGGGGSSKASSSSSSSAGALEASLDRKFQSVTNTMESIQGLSSWCLENKRHHSTIVYHWMKWLRRSAFPHRLNLFYLANDVIQNCKRKNAIVFRDTFAEVLPEAAALVKDPSVSKSIERIFKIWEDRNVYPEETIVALKEALSTTFKTQKQLKENLNKQPNKPWKKSQTSTNPKVALKSKIVAEFRPQSLVDELLLYKRSEDQIELKEKQLSTMRVDVCSTETLKCLKDKTGGKKFSKEFEEASSKLEEFVNGLDKQVKNGPSLIEVLENAGIFYEAQYKEVKVVANAYKTFANRVSNLKKKLDQLKATLPDPEESPVPSPSMDAPSPTGSESPFQGMGEEDDIQSPAVESEKSVSPEPVADNRDVEDMELSDVEDDASKIIVEERKEKQVVPSSAPAKTESVPKATPSTVVVATPAVTTPAQTPPTPKTVSTVPVPPSPALGLPNLANVDLAKISSILSSLTSVMKNTGVSPASRPSPGTPTSPTTLTSGLKTPIVGTPSGPPNPLANILSKVEITPESILSVLSKTQTQTAPALQGLSSLLQSVAGNTAQSSETASQSTSASPANTTVSCVKGRNVPSNTQSFMSKNIGYSPNSSTAEVSSTSVNKAPVGHSPGLSSSSFKPPTNSLGFASTHPTSPSLLPTETPLSQSSEISKTKLESEPTSPSLEMKIHNFLKGNPGFSGLNLNIPILSSLGSNITSESHSSDFQRGPTSTSMDNVDGTPVRDERSGTPTQDEMMDKPTSSNVDTMSLLSKIISPGSSTPSSTRSPPQSRDDGYSQELSNSVPAYRSFGLGRDSPASLYKQSSDMEIPSSLMDSPQEKFYPDTSFQEDEDYRDFEYSGPPPSAIMNLEKKPSKSILKASKLSDTAEYQQVLSSYGQRAQEFSVKSSFPQSMRSILDQNESCDPLSSSSGMYGSYSLRANDSGSDGSPSPSKNDVFFTPDSNHNNLSKSVIHSGLAQKQYPDSPHSLPHRSIFSPQNTLSNPAGRPPTSSVEKSLGSSISATSTIEFKNMLKNASRKPSEEKHFSQVPKGSSHEGVSLSSLSQAGTSTGEQQQQQEEHYRIETRVSSSCLDLPDSTEEKGAPIETLGYHNASNRGMSGEPIQTVESIRVLGKGNRGHGREATRVGWFELSNTGSAFDNGPSSATELPTMGTGSGIASFQTQYKEHVPQFQESVNNFRTNNFSTAFERHIPPPPIEHGTPFQREQVGAPAGPPSAPPKDHGSLFPRDHSVPPHMSSVDHTNPFSKEKSSPLSLPHAAPPPPSVEHSGVPFPTPPPPPHSVEHGGVPFPTPPPPSGEHSGIPFPAPPLTVEHSGVTFSKDHGTIHQGTIKEHFNVHSGPRDHVAPPQRDHSGPPLGRVRENIGLASLSRDQLGPSHSVPSIGPSHRDNVNRSGMMIRNPRPDFRPREPFINREPFQSLKRPRPPFGRGPPFFAPKRPFFPPRY, encoded by the exons GGATCCATCAGTCTCTAAATCTATAGAAAGAATCTTTAAAATCTGGGAAGACAGAAATGTATACCCTGAAGAAACCATTGTGGCACTAAAAGAAGCTTTAA GTACCACTTTCAAAACACAGAAGCAGCTGAAAGAAAATCTGAACAAACAACCGAATAAGCCGTGGAAGAAATCTCAAA CATCCACAAATCCAAAAGTTGCTCTAAAGTCGAAGATTGTTGCTGAATTCAGA ccacaATCGCTTGTTGATGAATTGTTGTTATATAAGCGTTCAGAAGACCAGATAGAACTGAAAGAGAAGCAGCTTTCCACCATGAGGGTGGATGTATGCAGCACTGAAACACTTAAATGCTTAAAAG acaaaacaggaggaaaaaagttCTCCAAAGAATTTGAAGAAGCGAGTTCAAAGTTAGAAGAATTTGTAAATGGTTTAGACAAGCAGGTGAAAAATGGCCCCTCACTAATTGAAGTGCTTGAGAATGCTGGTATCTTTTATGAAGCACAATATAAGGAAGTCAAGGTGGTAGCAAAT GCTTATAAAACATTTGCCAATAGAGTGAGCAATCTAAAGAAAAAATTAGATCAATTGAAAGCAACTCTTCCTGATCCAGAAGAGTCTCCTGTCCCTTCTCCAAGTATGGATGCTCCATCTCCAACTGGTTCTGAGTCCCCTTTCCAGGGAATGGGGGAAGAGGATGACATCCAGTCTCCAGCAGTGGAAAGCGAGAAGTCTGTATCTCCGGAACCTGTGGCAGATAATCGGGATGTGGAGGACATGGAACTGTCTGATGTGGAAGATGACGCCTCTAAAATTATTG tggaggagaggaaggagaaacaGGTTGTTCCTTCTTCAGCACCTGCAAAGACTGAAAGTGTCCCAAAAGCAACACCCTCCACAGTGGTTGTTGCTACACCAGCGGTAACAACTCCTGCTCAGACTCCTCCAACTCCCAAGACAGTGAGCACAGTGCCTGTCCCTCCATCACCGGCACTTGGTCTGCCAAACCTTGCCAACGTTGACCTAGCAAAGATCAGCTCCATTCTTAGCAGCTTAACTTCTGTTATGAAGAATACAG gggtcagtcctgcatCAAGACCTTCCCCAGGAACCCCAACGAGCCCCACGACTCTTACTAGTGGCCTGAAGACTCCTATTGTGGGGACTCCATCTGGTCCTCCAAATCCGTTAGCAAATATTCTTTCCAAAGTTGAAATAACTCCTGAAAGCATTTTATCAGTTCTCTCCAAAACCCAGACCCAGACTGCACCAGCATTGCAAG gTTTGTCATCCTTACTTCAAAGCGTTGCTGGAAATACAGCTCAATCAAGTGAAACGGCATCTCAGAGCACTTCAGCATCACCCGCCAATACAACTGTTTCTTGCGTGAAAGGGAGGAATGTTCCTTCCAATACTCAGTCTTTTATGTCCAAAAATATTGGTTATTCTCCAAATTCTTCTACTGCTGAGGTTTCTTCAACTTCGGTTAACAAGGCTCCTGTTGGACATAGCCCAGGGCTTTCAAGTTCTAGTTTTAAACCACCAACAAATTCCCTTGGATTTGCCAGTACCCATCCTACCAGTCCTTCCCTTTTACCAACAGAAACCCCATTGAGTCAGTCCTCTGAGATTTCAAAAACAAAGCTGGAGTCAGAACCCACCTCTCCAAGCCTGGAAATGAAGATACACAATTTTTTAAAGGGAAACCCTGGTTTCAGTGGTCTAAACTTGAATATTCCAATTTTAAGCAGTTTAGGGTCCAACATCACATCAGAAAGCCATTCATCTGACTTTCAGCGTGGTCCTACTAGCACCTCTATGGACAATGTGGATGGAACGCCAGTCCGTGACGAACGAAGTGGAACGCCAACCCAAGATGAGATGATGGATAAGCCAACATCAAGCAATGTTGACACTATGtctttattatcaaagattatAAGCCCTGGATCTTCTACTCCCAGTAGCACAAGGTCCCCTCCTCAGAGCAGAGATGATGGATATTCCCAAGAACTGTCTAATTCTGTGCCTGCCTATAGGTCTTTCGGTCTTGGCAGGGATTCTCCAGCCAGCCTGTACAAGCAATCGTCTGATATGGAAATACCTTCTTCTTTAATGGATTCCCCGCAGGAGAAGTTTTACCCAGACACATCTTTTCAAGAAGATGAAGATTATCGTGACTTTGAATATTCTGGGCCACCACCATCTGCCATCATGAACCTGGAGAAGAAGCCttcaaaatccattttgaaagCTAGTAAGCTTTCCGACACTGCAGAGTATCAGCAGGTTCTCTCTAGTTACGGTCAAAGAGCACAAGAGTTTAGTGTGAAGTCGTCTTTTCCTCAGTCTATGAGGTCTATTCTTGATCAGAATGAGAGCTGTGATCCGCTGTCATCGTCTTCTGGAATGTATGGAAGTTACAGCCTACGAGCAAATGACTCTGGATCCGATGGTTCCCCTTCACCCAGTAAGAACGATGTGTTTTTCACACCAGACTCCAATCATAATAATTTATCAAAATCTGTGATACATTCTGGCCTGGCACAGAAACAGTATCCAGACTCTCCCCATTCACTTCCTCACAGATCAATCTTTTCTCCTCAAAACACTCTTTCAAATCCTGCTGGTAGACCACCCACATCCAGTGTGGAGAAATCTTTAGGTTCTTCCATTTCTGCCACTTCAACAATTGagtttaagaacatgcttaaaaaTGCATCTCGCAAGCCTTCTGAGGAAAAGCATTTTAGCCAGGTTCCTAAAGGTAGCTCACATGAAGGGGTTAGCCTGTCTAGTCTCAGCCAAGCTGGAACCTcgacaggagagcagcagcagcagcaagaggagcACTATCGTATAGAAACTAGGGTGTCGTCATCTTGTTTAGACTTGCCTGATAGCACTGAAGAAAAAGGAGCCCCCATAGAAACTCTGGGTTACCATAATGCATCCAATAGGGGAATGTCAGGAGAACCAATTCAGACAGTAGAATCTATAAGAGTTCTTGGGAAAGGAAATAGAGGACACGGGCGAGAGGCAACTAGAGTAGGCTGGTTTGAGCTAAGTAATACAGGTAGTGCTTTTGATAATGGGCCCTCAAGTGCTACTGAGCTGCCCACCATGGGTACTGGCAGTGGAATTGCCAGCTTTCAAACACAGTACAAAGAACACGTGCCACAATTTCAGGAGAGTGTAAACAATTTCAGAACAAATAATTTCAGCACTGCCTTTGAGCGTCACATACCACCTCCTCCCATAGAGCATGGAACTCCTTTTCAGAGGGAACAAGTTGGTGCACCTGCTGGGCCCCCATCTGCTCCGCCCAAGGATCATGGAAGCCTGTTTCCTAGGGATCACTCAGTTCCTCCACACATGTCATCAGTGGATCACACTAAtcctttttcaaaagaaaaatcctCTCCACTCTCATTGCCTCatgctgcccctcctcctccttctgtggAACATAGCGGGGTTCCATTTcctactcctccccctccacctcaCTCTGTGGAACATGGTGGCGTTCCATTCCCTACCCCGCCGCCACCTTCTGGGGAACACAGTGGCATTccatttcctgcccctcccctgaccgTGGAACATAGTGGTGTCACGTTTTCCAAGGATCATGGTACTATTCATCAAGGAACTATAAAAGAGCATTTTAATGTGCATTCAGGACCAAGGGACCATGTGGCCCCACCTCAGCGAGACCACAGTGGTCCACCCCTTGGTCGGGTTCGAGAAAACATAGGCCTAGCTTCCCTTTCGAGAGATCAGCTTGGGCCATCCCATAGTGTTCCTTCCATTGGCCCATCTCATAGAGACAATGTAAACCGGAGTGGAATGATGATTAGGAACCCACGACCAGACTTTAGGCCTAGGGAACCTTTCATAAACAGAGAACCATTTCAGAGCTTAAAAAGGCCTCGGCCACCTTTTGGAAGGGGCCCTCCATTCTTTGCACCAAAACGCCCGTTCTTTCCTCCCAGGTACTGA
- the RPRD2 gene encoding regulation of nuclear pre-mRNA domain-containing protein 2 isoform X2 produces the protein MAAGGGGSSKASSSSSSSAGALEASLDRKFQSVTNTMESIQGLSSWCLENKRHHSTIVYHWMKWLRRSAFPHRLNLFYLANDVIQNCKRKNAIVFRDTFAEVLPEAAALVKDPSVSKSIERIFKIWEDRNVYPEETIVALKEALTSTNPKVALKSKIVAEFRPQSLVDELLLYKRSEDQIELKEKQLSTMRVDVCSTETLKCLKDKTGGKKFSKEFEEASSKLEEFVNGLDKQVKNGPSLIEVLENAGIFYEAQYKEVKVVANAYKTFANRVSNLKKKLDQLKATLPDPEESPVPSPSMDAPSPTGSESPFQGMGEEDDIQSPAVESEKSVSPEPVADNRDVEDMELSDVEDDASKIIVEERKEKQVVPSSAPAKTESVPKATPSTVVVATPAVTTPAQTPPTPKTVSTVPVPPSPALGLPNLANVDLAKISSILSSLTSVMKNTGVSPASRPSPGTPTSPTTLTSGLKTPIVGTPSGPPNPLANILSKVEITPESILSVLSKTQTQTAPALQGLSSLLQSVAGNTAQSSETASQSTSASPANTTVSCVKGRNVPSNTQSFMSKNIGYSPNSSTAEVSSTSVNKAPVGHSPGLSSSSFKPPTNSLGFASTHPTSPSLLPTETPLSQSSEISKTKLESEPTSPSLEMKIHNFLKGNPGFSGLNLNIPILSSLGSNITSESHSSDFQRGPTSTSMDNVDGTPVRDERSGTPTQDEMMDKPTSSNVDTMSLLSKIISPGSSTPSSTRSPPQSRDDGYSQELSNSVPAYRSFGLGRDSPASLYKQSSDMEIPSSLMDSPQEKFYPDTSFQEDEDYRDFEYSGPPPSAIMNLEKKPSKSILKASKLSDTAEYQQVLSSYGQRAQEFSVKSSFPQSMRSILDQNESCDPLSSSSGMYGSYSLRANDSGSDGSPSPSKNDVFFTPDSNHNNLSKSVIHSGLAQKQYPDSPHSLPHRSIFSPQNTLSNPAGRPPTSSVEKSLGSSISATSTIEFKNMLKNASRKPSEEKHFSQVPKGSSHEGVSLSSLSQAGTSTGEQQQQQEEHYRIETRVSSSCLDLPDSTEEKGAPIETLGYHNASNRGMSGEPIQTVESIRVLGKGNRGHGREATRVGWFELSNTGSAFDNGPSSATELPTMGTGSGIASFQTQYKEHVPQFQESVNNFRTNNFSTAFERHIPPPPIEHGTPFQREQVGAPAGPPSAPPKDHGSLFPRDHSVPPHMSSVDHTNPFSKEKSSPLSLPHAAPPPPSVEHSGVPFPTPPPPPHSVEHGGVPFPTPPPPSGEHSGIPFPAPPLTVEHSGVTFSKDHGTIHQGTIKEHFNVHSGPRDHVAPPQRDHSGPPLGRVRENIGLASLSRDQLGPSHSVPSIGPSHRDNVNRSGMMIRNPRPDFRPREPFINREPFQSLKRPRPPFGRGPPFFAPKRPFFPPRY, from the exons GGATCCATCAGTCTCTAAATCTATAGAAAGAATCTTTAAAATCTGGGAAGACAGAAATGTATACCCTGAAGAAACCATTGTGGCACTAAAAGAAGCTTTAA CATCCACAAATCCAAAAGTTGCTCTAAAGTCGAAGATTGTTGCTGAATTCAGA ccacaATCGCTTGTTGATGAATTGTTGTTATATAAGCGTTCAGAAGACCAGATAGAACTGAAAGAGAAGCAGCTTTCCACCATGAGGGTGGATGTATGCAGCACTGAAACACTTAAATGCTTAAAAG acaaaacaggaggaaaaaagttCTCCAAAGAATTTGAAGAAGCGAGTTCAAAGTTAGAAGAATTTGTAAATGGTTTAGACAAGCAGGTGAAAAATGGCCCCTCACTAATTGAAGTGCTTGAGAATGCTGGTATCTTTTATGAAGCACAATATAAGGAAGTCAAGGTGGTAGCAAAT GCTTATAAAACATTTGCCAATAGAGTGAGCAATCTAAAGAAAAAATTAGATCAATTGAAAGCAACTCTTCCTGATCCAGAAGAGTCTCCTGTCCCTTCTCCAAGTATGGATGCTCCATCTCCAACTGGTTCTGAGTCCCCTTTCCAGGGAATGGGGGAAGAGGATGACATCCAGTCTCCAGCAGTGGAAAGCGAGAAGTCTGTATCTCCGGAACCTGTGGCAGATAATCGGGATGTGGAGGACATGGAACTGTCTGATGTGGAAGATGACGCCTCTAAAATTATTG tggaggagaggaaggagaaacaGGTTGTTCCTTCTTCAGCACCTGCAAAGACTGAAAGTGTCCCAAAAGCAACACCCTCCACAGTGGTTGTTGCTACACCAGCGGTAACAACTCCTGCTCAGACTCCTCCAACTCCCAAGACAGTGAGCACAGTGCCTGTCCCTCCATCACCGGCACTTGGTCTGCCAAACCTTGCCAACGTTGACCTAGCAAAGATCAGCTCCATTCTTAGCAGCTTAACTTCTGTTATGAAGAATACAG gggtcagtcctgcatCAAGACCTTCCCCAGGAACCCCAACGAGCCCCACGACTCTTACTAGTGGCCTGAAGACTCCTATTGTGGGGACTCCATCTGGTCCTCCAAATCCGTTAGCAAATATTCTTTCCAAAGTTGAAATAACTCCTGAAAGCATTTTATCAGTTCTCTCCAAAACCCAGACCCAGACTGCACCAGCATTGCAAG gTTTGTCATCCTTACTTCAAAGCGTTGCTGGAAATACAGCTCAATCAAGTGAAACGGCATCTCAGAGCACTTCAGCATCACCCGCCAATACAACTGTTTCTTGCGTGAAAGGGAGGAATGTTCCTTCCAATACTCAGTCTTTTATGTCCAAAAATATTGGTTATTCTCCAAATTCTTCTACTGCTGAGGTTTCTTCAACTTCGGTTAACAAGGCTCCTGTTGGACATAGCCCAGGGCTTTCAAGTTCTAGTTTTAAACCACCAACAAATTCCCTTGGATTTGCCAGTACCCATCCTACCAGTCCTTCCCTTTTACCAACAGAAACCCCATTGAGTCAGTCCTCTGAGATTTCAAAAACAAAGCTGGAGTCAGAACCCACCTCTCCAAGCCTGGAAATGAAGATACACAATTTTTTAAAGGGAAACCCTGGTTTCAGTGGTCTAAACTTGAATATTCCAATTTTAAGCAGTTTAGGGTCCAACATCACATCAGAAAGCCATTCATCTGACTTTCAGCGTGGTCCTACTAGCACCTCTATGGACAATGTGGATGGAACGCCAGTCCGTGACGAACGAAGTGGAACGCCAACCCAAGATGAGATGATGGATAAGCCAACATCAAGCAATGTTGACACTATGtctttattatcaaagattatAAGCCCTGGATCTTCTACTCCCAGTAGCACAAGGTCCCCTCCTCAGAGCAGAGATGATGGATATTCCCAAGAACTGTCTAATTCTGTGCCTGCCTATAGGTCTTTCGGTCTTGGCAGGGATTCTCCAGCCAGCCTGTACAAGCAATCGTCTGATATGGAAATACCTTCTTCTTTAATGGATTCCCCGCAGGAGAAGTTTTACCCAGACACATCTTTTCAAGAAGATGAAGATTATCGTGACTTTGAATATTCTGGGCCACCACCATCTGCCATCATGAACCTGGAGAAGAAGCCttcaaaatccattttgaaagCTAGTAAGCTTTCCGACACTGCAGAGTATCAGCAGGTTCTCTCTAGTTACGGTCAAAGAGCACAAGAGTTTAGTGTGAAGTCGTCTTTTCCTCAGTCTATGAGGTCTATTCTTGATCAGAATGAGAGCTGTGATCCGCTGTCATCGTCTTCTGGAATGTATGGAAGTTACAGCCTACGAGCAAATGACTCTGGATCCGATGGTTCCCCTTCACCCAGTAAGAACGATGTGTTTTTCACACCAGACTCCAATCATAATAATTTATCAAAATCTGTGATACATTCTGGCCTGGCACAGAAACAGTATCCAGACTCTCCCCATTCACTTCCTCACAGATCAATCTTTTCTCCTCAAAACACTCTTTCAAATCCTGCTGGTAGACCACCCACATCCAGTGTGGAGAAATCTTTAGGTTCTTCCATTTCTGCCACTTCAACAATTGagtttaagaacatgcttaaaaaTGCATCTCGCAAGCCTTCTGAGGAAAAGCATTTTAGCCAGGTTCCTAAAGGTAGCTCACATGAAGGGGTTAGCCTGTCTAGTCTCAGCCAAGCTGGAACCTcgacaggagagcagcagcagcagcaagaggagcACTATCGTATAGAAACTAGGGTGTCGTCATCTTGTTTAGACTTGCCTGATAGCACTGAAGAAAAAGGAGCCCCCATAGAAACTCTGGGTTACCATAATGCATCCAATAGGGGAATGTCAGGAGAACCAATTCAGACAGTAGAATCTATAAGAGTTCTTGGGAAAGGAAATAGAGGACACGGGCGAGAGGCAACTAGAGTAGGCTGGTTTGAGCTAAGTAATACAGGTAGTGCTTTTGATAATGGGCCCTCAAGTGCTACTGAGCTGCCCACCATGGGTACTGGCAGTGGAATTGCCAGCTTTCAAACACAGTACAAAGAACACGTGCCACAATTTCAGGAGAGTGTAAACAATTTCAGAACAAATAATTTCAGCACTGCCTTTGAGCGTCACATACCACCTCCTCCCATAGAGCATGGAACTCCTTTTCAGAGGGAACAAGTTGGTGCACCTGCTGGGCCCCCATCTGCTCCGCCCAAGGATCATGGAAGCCTGTTTCCTAGGGATCACTCAGTTCCTCCACACATGTCATCAGTGGATCACACTAAtcctttttcaaaagaaaaatcctCTCCACTCTCATTGCCTCatgctgcccctcctcctccttctgtggAACATAGCGGGGTTCCATTTcctactcctccccctccacctcaCTCTGTGGAACATGGTGGCGTTCCATTCCCTACCCCGCCGCCACCTTCTGGGGAACACAGTGGCATTccatttcctgcccctcccctgaccgTGGAACATAGTGGTGTCACGTTTTCCAAGGATCATGGTACTATTCATCAAGGAACTATAAAAGAGCATTTTAATGTGCATTCAGGACCAAGGGACCATGTGGCCCCACCTCAGCGAGACCACAGTGGTCCACCCCTTGGTCGGGTTCGAGAAAACATAGGCCTAGCTTCCCTTTCGAGAGATCAGCTTGGGCCATCCCATAGTGTTCCTTCCATTGGCCCATCTCATAGAGACAATGTAAACCGGAGTGGAATGATGATTAGGAACCCACGACCAGACTTTAGGCCTAGGGAACCTTTCATAAACAGAGAACCATTTCAGAGCTTAAAAAGGCCTCGGCCACCTTTTGGAAGGGGCCCTCCATTCTTTGCACCAAAACGCCCGTTCTTTCCTCCCAGGTACTGA